GGCTCGCGTATTCCTTCAACGTATATTTCGGCAATTGTACATGCCCCTCATGGAGCACACCCTACAACCTGTCCGGGCTATTATCCAGCAGATGCCGACCATATTCGAGGATATGTTAAAGCTGCGAGCTCTCCGACTGATTTTCAGCATTATCTAGATAGTTATGAAACACCTACTACTGGTCGCACTGACACAGTTCCTGCTCATTCGATTGAGACGAAGGAGGTGGGAGTGTGAGTTATAACCACAACGAGCTGATGATATGTGCACTTGCTAGAGAGCTGAAGGATGGGGAAGTCATTGGAGTAGGCAACAATTCTCCCATTCCCGCTGCAGCATCCCTATTAGCAAAGGAGTTGCATGCTCCGAATGCTGAAGTGTATGTGATGGGACAGGCTGATTGGCCGTTCGAAGGGACGAAAGAGTTTTTTGATTTGATGCAGCGTGGGGGAGTCGATGTATTTTTCCTAAGTGGTGCGCAAATCGATGCCTACGGCAACATTAACCTGCACGTCATCGGCGACTACGATTCTCCGAAGGTGAGGCTGCCAGGTGGCGCGGGGGCGTCTGTTGTCTACTTTTTAAGTAAACGGACGTTTCTATTCAAAACCGATCATACACCGCAGGGTTTCCCTGAACAGCTAGATTTCAAAACAAGTGTGTCCTCTTCAGCGGCAGATGTAGATCGCCCAGGACGATTGGAAGGCGTATTTACACCGCTTGGTATTCTACGACCGTCTAGCTATGGAGGCCGATTGCAGCTATCCGCACTGGCTCCAGGCATAGAAGCTGATTATATCCAACAAAACACGGGGTTTGAGCTAGCTCTCAATCCAGAACCACCGTTTACTTTAGAAGAACCAACTGTCGAGGAGCTTTCTATCCTAAGGAACCAGGTGAGAGAGCAATTGAAAGAATTATATCCTGAGTTTGCTAGTACAGGGCTGCTCCATACACAGGATCAACAATAAAAAACGTAAAGGTGTGATAGTGAATGAGCCAATCCTATCAGCTACAACAATTTGACCAGGATGTAAAAAAGGTGCTGGCCGAAAATACAGATTTTAGAAGTATTATCGACGGGATCAAGCCGTACTTAGGTCAATTGCTAACTAACAAGCAGTTGCTTCCTCAAGAGTACCGTCAGCCAAAGGGCGATAAATATGCACAGTATTTATTGTACAAGCCGGAAGACGAATCTTATTCCGTCATTGCTTTCGTTTGGGGTCCCGGCCAAATATCACCGGTTCATGATCATTTGATATGGGGCCTAGTCGGTATTTATGAAGGAGCTATTGTAGAAAAGCGTTATCGTCAGGAGGATCGGGGAGAAGGACAAGAGCCTCGTTACGAGCTGCGAGAAGTGGGAGAAGTGACTGCGAAGGCAGGGGATATCTCATTTGTTTATCCGCCTAATTATGATATTCATAGTGTTGCGAACCCGTTCGAGCAAACGGCAATTGCCATTCATGTCTATGGAGCCGATGTGGGTGAACGTGTACGACATATCCATGATATCAACACCGGTGAACAACGCGATGTCATTACCAAGCATGATAATGCGACACCGATATACAAATCATTCGATGGGGCTGAATTCGACAATGCATAATCATGAGAAGGGTCCGCTGGCGGGCATCAAGGTATTGGAATTTGGACAAATTGCTGCTGGACCTTTCACAGGAATGCTACTGGCCGACTTAGGCGCCGATGTTGTGAAGGTTGAACGTCCTGGTACGGGTGACGGAATGCGGGAATGGCCGCCGTTCTATACGAATGCTGAAGGAGAAGGCTTTAGCTCGAATTTCAGCTCGCTTAATCGTAACAAAAGAAGCATTGTTATCGATTTTAATCTAAAGGAGCAGCTCGAGCGGCTCCTTACGCTATGTGAACAAGCGGATGTTATTATTGAGAATTTCCGACCCGGGGTGCTAGCTAAGTTCGGACTTGATTATG
This portion of the Cohnella abietis genome encodes:
- a CDS encoding CoA-transferase subunit beta translates to MSYNHNELMICALARELKDGEVIGVGNNSPIPAAASLLAKELHAPNAEVYVMGQADWPFEGTKEFFDLMQRGGVDVFFLSGAQIDAYGNINLHVIGDYDSPKVRLPGGAGASVVYFLSKRTFLFKTDHTPQGFPEQLDFKTSVSSSAADVDRPGRLEGVFTPLGILRPSSYGGRLQLSALAPGIEADYIQQNTGFELALNPEPPFTLEEPTVEELSILRNQVREQLKELYPEFASTGLLHTQDQQ
- a CDS encoding cysteine dioxygenase family protein — translated: MSQSYQLQQFDQDVKKVLAENTDFRSIIDGIKPYLGQLLTNKQLLPQEYRQPKGDKYAQYLLYKPEDESYSVIAFVWGPGQISPVHDHLIWGLVGIYEGAIVEKRYRQEDRGEGQEPRYELREVGEVTAKAGDISFVYPPNYDIHSVANPFEQTAIAIHVYGADVGERVRHIHDINTGEQRDVITKHDNATPIYKSFDGAEFDNA